The region AGTCGCGTGTCAAATCTTCCCATTATCCGCGCGATCCCCTAGCCATCTACCATGGCCCGCCTCCTCGCgcgaaccctaaccctaggccgCCCGGCCGCTCCGGGGTCCTCCCTGCAGCCCCACCGCGCCCTCTCAgacaaggtggagctgatcgagatCGACCTCTCCGAGGAATCCGCCTCCTCCACCTCATCCGGCGACTCCGCGGAGGAGCCGATGGGGATGGGGCGCCTGAACGACGCCATCCGCGGTGTCCTAGTGCGGCGGGCCGCTCCGGAGTGGCTCCCCTTCGTGCCTGGGGGATCGTACTGGGTGCCGCCGATGCGGCGGCCGCTCGGGGTGTCCGATCTCGTCGGCACGGTCGTCTACAGCGCGAGGGGCGCCGTCGATACGGCGGAGATGGCGAGAGCCACCATGGTTAAGGCCGCGATGACTAAGGAGGAGGCCATGTGCTTCACCACGCAGCGGGGCTGGCCGTCAGAGGCCTATTTCGTCCAAGGTGAGGTCGATGAGACTTGTTTGGATTGCGAAATGATGATGTGTTATGGGTGCATAGCCTTGGAGCTGAGCTGCCACGTTTAATCTGTGGGCGAAGCACGGAAGGGCGCATCTGCCCCTGGCATCCAAAATGAATGCTAAAGCCGGAAAATTCAAACACGTACAATGATGTCTTACCATTCTCTATCCTCTAGCTGGATACTTGACCTTCTGCAGTTATAAATCATGGACCATTTGGCGCTTTATAACATGTTCTTGGAATTCTGTTTCTCCCCCAAGTGAAATCAATCCTAATCAACCATGATAGACTGTGCATATCATTAGCTTTGGGTTATATATTATGCGGTGCCTGATAAATTGCTCGCTATGGACATTTGATATGTGTTTGGATGATTTAGTTTATGCAAAATATATATTATTATTTTTCTGCTGTACCACTTCCACCATGTGAAATTTAGTATGGGAGATATGCTACCTGATGAAACATGTATGATAGGCCATTT is a window of Triticum dicoccoides isolate Atlit2015 ecotype Zavitan chromosome 2B, WEW_v2.0, whole genome shotgun sequence DNA encoding:
- the LOC119365449 gene encoding uncharacterized protein LOC119365449, with the protein product MARLLARTLTLGRPAAPGSSLQPHRALSDKVELIEIDLSEESASSTSSGDSAEEPMGMGRLNDAIRGVLVRRAAPEWLPFVPGGSYWVPPMRRPLGVSDLVGTVVYSARGAVDTAEMARATMVKAAMTKEEAMCFTTQRGWPSEAYFVQGKVWHPVKKSRKNAKTDDEES